From Papilio machaon chromosome 2, ilPapMach1.1, whole genome shotgun sequence, the proteins below share one genomic window:
- the LOC106709057 gene encoding 14-3-3 protein zeta isoform X1, giving the protein MSVDKEELVQRAKLAEQAERYDDMAAAMKEVTETGVELSNEERNLLSVAYKNVVGARRSSWRVISSIEQKTEGSERKQQMAKEYRVKVEKELREICYDVLGLLDKHLIPKASNPESKVFYLKMKGDYYRYLAEVATGETRNSVVDDSQKAYQDAFEISKAKMQPTHPIRLGLALNFSVFYYEILNSPDKACQLAKQAFDDAIAELDTLNEDSYKDSTLIMQLLRDNLTLWTSDTQGDGDEPAEGGDN; this is encoded by the exons ATGTCGGTCGACAAGGAGGAGCTGGTGCAACGCGCCAAGTTGGCGGAGCAGGCGGAGCGGTACGACGACATGGCGGCCGCGATGAAGGAAGTCACGGAAACCGGCGTCGAGCTAAGCAACGAAGAGCGAAACCTGCTCTCGGTTGCCTATAAGAACGTCGTGGGCGCCAGGCGGTCATCATGGCGAGTAATCTCCTCAATCGAACAGAAAACCGAAGGCTCGGAAAGAAAACAACAGATGGCAAAAGAATATAGGGTTAAAGTAGAAAAAGAGCTCAGAGAAATCTGCTACGACGTTTTG gGCTTACTTGATAAACACCTAATCCCTAAAGCTAGTAATCCAGAAAGCAAAGTATTTTACCTTAAAATGAAAGGAGATTACTACAGGTACCTTGCAGAAGTGGCCACAGGAGAAACCAGAaatt CTGTTGTAGACGATTCACAGAAAGCATACCAGGATGCTTTCGAAATCAGCAAGGCAAAAATGCAGCCCACACACCCAATAAGGCTCGGGCTGGCGTTAAATTTCTCCGTGTTCTATTATGAGATATTAAATTCACCAGACAAGGCGTGTCAGCTCGCCAAACAG GCGTTCGACGACGCGATCGCCGAGCTGGACACACTTAACGAGGACTCGTACAAGGACTCGACGCTGATCATGCAGCTGCTGCGGGACAACCTGACGCTGTGGACGTCCGACACGCAGGGCGACGGCGACGAGCCGGCCGAGGGCGGCGACAACTAG
- the LOC106709057 gene encoding 14-3-3 protein zeta isoform X2 gives MSVDKEELVQRAKLAEQAERYDDMAAAMKEVTETGVELSNEERNLLSVAYKNVVGARRSSWRVISSIEQKTEGSERKQQMAKEYRVKVEKELREICYDVLGLLDKHLIPKASNPESKVFYLKMKGDYYRYLAEVATGETRNSVVEDSQKAYQEAFDIAKTKMQPTHPIRLGLALNFSVFYYEIINSPARACHLAKQAFDDAIAELDTLNEDSYKDSTLIMQLLRDNLTLWTSDTQGDGDEPAEGGDN, from the exons ATGTCGGTCGACAAGGAGGAGCTGGTGCAACGCGCCAAGTTGGCGGAGCAGGCGGAGCGGTACGACGACATGGCGGCCGCGATGAAGGAAGTCACGGAAACCGGCGTCGAGCTAAGCAACGAAGAGCGAAACCTGCTCTCGGTTGCCTATAAGAACGTCGTGGGCGCCAGGCGGTCATCATGGCGAGTAATCTCCTCAATCGAACAGAAAACCGAAGGCTCGGAAAGAAAACAACAGATGGCAAAAGAATATAGGGTTAAAGTAGAAAAAGAGCTCAGAGAAATCTGCTACGACGTTTTG gGCTTACTTGATAAACACCTAATCCCTAAAGCTAGTAATCCAGAAAGCAAAGTATTTTACCTTAAAATGAAAGGAGATTACTACAGGTACCTTGCAGAAGTGGCCACAGGAGAAACCAGAaatt CCGTCGTGGAGGACTCGCAGAAGGCCTACCAGGAGGCGTTCGACATCGCCAAGACCAAAATGCAACCGACTCATCCCATCCGGCTCGGTCTCGCGCTCAACTTTTCCGTATTCTATTACGAGATTATCAACTCCCCTGCGCGGGCGTGCCACTTAGCTAAACAG GCGTTCGACGACGCGATCGCCGAGCTGGACACACTTAACGAGGACTCGTACAAGGACTCGACGCTGATCATGCAGCTGCTGCGGGACAACCTGACGCTGTGGACGTCCGACACGCAGGGCGACGGCGACGAGCCGGCCGAGGGCGGCGACAACTAG
- the LOC106709025 gene encoding mRNA turnover protein 4 homolog has product MPKSKRDKKVSLTKTNKKGLVLKQKIIEEIRNSLSKYEHIFLFTVDNMRNTKLKDLRSEWKDSRFFFGKNKVMAVALGRTKSDEVEDQLNLLSKKLKGQCGLLMTNRNVGDVLQWFKTYRAAEYARAGFIATQDVILPQGPLEDFSHTIEPHLRRLGLPTSLERGVITLVKEYQVCKKGVALTPEQASILKLLGNQMAKFKLEIKCHWTKGKGFHKDVDVLSDQESDKESENENDNVLEDEEMEEDET; this is encoded by the exons atgcCGAAGTCAAAACGAGATAAAAAAG TTTCACTAACCAAAACAAATAAGAAAGGACTCgttcttaaacaaaaaatcattgaGGAAATACGTAATTCACTCTCAAAATATGAacacatttttcttttcacgGTAGACAATATGCGTAATACTAAACTAAAAGACTTGCGAAGTGAATGGAAGgattcaagatttttttttggcaaAAATAAAGTGATGGCAGTGGCACTGGGCAGGACGAAAAGTGATGAAGTTGAAgatcaattaaatttg ttatcaaaaaaattaaagggcCAGTGTGGTTTACTCATGACTAATAGAAATGTTGGAGATGTTCTTCAGTGGTTTAAAACCTATAGAGCGGCAGAGTATGCCAGAGCTGGTTTCATCGCTACACAAGATGTCATACTACCTCAAGGGCCACTCGAAGACTTTTCACACACAATAGAACCACATTTGCGTAGATTAGGTCTTCCCACATCTTTGGAGAGAGGAGTCATCACCCTTGTTAAAGAATATCAG gtttGTAAAAAGGGTGTAGCGTTGACACCAGAACAAGCCAGTATATTAAAACTTCTTGGCAACCAAATGGCCAAGTTCAAGCTTGAAATCAAATGCCATTGGACCAAAGGAAAAGGATTTCATAAAGATGTTGATGTACTGAGTGATCAGGAGAGTGATAAAGAaagtgaaaatgaaaatgataatGTACTTGAAGATGAAGAAATGGAAGAAGATGAAACATAA
- the LOC123721777 gene encoding uncharacterized protein LOC123721777: MAELAEAEAEWGASPVQLVRPLVLAVCAAPVAGAAALAHCALLAALLKRSTNGLFYILIQLAMADLLLLGTTIAPELWSYNAGTWQFGRSACIAYRGLNVFATTASLYLITTIALHSLATASLEEKEARKTSGKRDDLDEDDEIRSSRHSLVTSDTSTPPRTMNVDYRLTNTKIRIAPPVLFVWVLSASLSVPDFVLATTVHLDHNVVLCTLVDTSHRLNMHSLLAIFNLFLPIIIMSAAAILILIKLKSKKGHSQFDETFPALKLSLCLICTYVVLCAPRSIVTVYSLYSTSTVENEYAVEQPGYVLTLVNLVSVCLYLVANAVRPLLCIILLPKLRKVFFSGLRNSNVDI; encoded by the exons ATGGCTGAGCTCGCGGAGGCGGAGGCAGAGTGGGGCGCGTCGCCGGTACAGCTGGTGCGGCCGCTCGTGCTCGCAGTGTGCGCCGCGCCCGTCGCCGGCGCCGCCGCTCTTGCGCATTGCGCGCTCCTAGCCGCTCTGCTCAAGCGATCAACAAATG gtcTGTTTTACATACTTATACAATTAGCCATGGCCGATTTATTACTGCTGGGAACAACCATCGCACCAGAGCTATGGTCTTACAATGCAGGAACGTGGCAATTTGGTAGAAGTGCGTGTATTGCCTACCGCGGGCTTAATGTATTCGCAACGACGgcatctttatatttaatcacTACAATAGCCCTCCATTCTTTGGCAACAGCAAGtttagaagaaaaagaagCTCGTAAAACCTCCGGCAAAAGAGATGATCTCGATGAAGACGACGAAATTAGATCGTCGAGACACAGCCTGGTCACTAGTGATACGTCAACGCCGCCTCGTACGATGAACGTTGATTACCGCCTTACTAATACCAAAATACGGATTGCACCTCCTGTACTTTTCGTTTGGGTTTTATCTGCATCGCTGAGCGTGCCGGATTTTGTTTTGGCAACTACTGTCCATCTAGATCATAATGTGGTGCTATGTACGCTTGTGGACACGAGTCATAGACTTAATATGCACTCATTACTAGCCATTTTCAACTTGTTCCTACCCATTATTATAATGAGCGCTGccgcaattttaatattgattaaacTGAAGTCCAAGAAAGGTCACTCACAGTTCGATGAAACGTTTCCtgcattaaaattatcattgtGTTTAATTTGTACTTATGTTGTCCTTTGTGCACCACGTTCTATCGTTACGGTCTACAGTTTGTACTCGACATCGACAGTGGAGAATGAATACGCAGTGGAGCAACCCGGTTACGTACTAACGTTGGTGAACTTAGTAAGTGTCTGCTTATACCTAGTGGCGAATGCTGTACGACCTCTTCTTTGTATAATTCTTCTTCCGAAGTTAAGAAAAGTGTTCTTTTCCGGTTTGAGAAACTCTAATGTTgatatttaa